A genomic window from Silene latifolia isolate original U9 population chromosome Y, ASM4854445v1, whole genome shotgun sequence includes:
- the LOC141632875 gene encoding uncharacterized protein LOC141632875: protein MDQNRLVDNVVGKIRALGSRKLSYAGRAVLIQSVLSTLHCYWARIFILPKTVIDAIEKICRQYLWYGKDPKEHPALVSWEKICRPKKQGGLGFRDLHTWNIATIGMYVWWVQQKTDHLWVRWVHAVYIKSAQWMDYEPHSGASWAWRKICQVKNKLKSLLLTGEPYTIQQGYDFLKPLTDKVTWYPWTLNNWICPKHSFLCWLVAQNRLLTQDRLVKMGILVNNCCEVCGVMAEDHTHLFFECAFSKQCLLLIQLWCKILLPAHDCIHWWITWRTHSAAKKKVVGVILASLMYHLWQHRNSCRIDQVVLKPMVLVQRMKQDVRARLKMIELKCKNRTVIEWVNEL from the coding sequence ATGGATCAGAATCGTTTGGTTGATAATGTGGTTGGAAAAATTAGAGCCCTGGGGTCCAGGAAATTATCCTATGCTGGTAGAGCTGTGTTGATTCAATCTGTTCTCAGTACATTACACTGTTATTGGGCTCGCATTTTTATCTTGCCTAAGACTGTCATTGATGCTATTGAGAAGATTTGCAGACAATATCTATGGTATGGAAAGGATCCTAAAGAACATCCTGCACTGGTTTCTTGGGAGAAGATATGCAGACCTAAGAAGCAGGGGGGTCTTGGTTTCAGGGACCTCCACACTTGGAACATTGCTACCATAGGAATGTATGTCTGGTGGGTGCAACAAAAAACTGATCACCTCTGGGTTCGATGGGTGCATGCAGTGTATATTAAGTCTGCTCAATGGATGGACTATGAACCTCATAGTGGAGCTAGCTGGGCTTGGAGGAAAATTTGCCAAGTCAAGAACAAGCTCAAGTCTCTTCTCTTAACAGGTGAGCCTTACACAATTCAGCAGGGGTATGATTTTCTGAAACCTCTCACTGATAAGGTTACCTGGTACCCTTGGACATTAAATAATTGGATTTGTCCCAAGCACTCTTTTCTCTGCTGGTTAGTAGCTCAGAATAGGCTACTTACACAGGATAGACTGGTAAAGATGGGTATTTTGGTTAATAATTGCTGTGAAGTTTGTGGAGTTATGGCTGAGGATCACACTCACTTGTTTTTTGAGTGTGCTTTCAGTAAGCAATGCCTGCTACTGATTCAATTATGGTGCAAGATACTATTACCTGCACATGACTGTATACACTGGTGGATCACATGGAGGACCCATTCTGCTGCTAAGAAGAAGGTTGTTGGGGTCATCCTAGCAAGTCTCATGTATCATCTTTGGCAACATCGTAATAGTtgtaggatagaccaagttgttCTTAAGCCTATGGTATTAGTTCAGAGGATGAAGCAAGATGTTAGAGCTCGGCTGAAAATGATTGAGTTAAAATGTAAAAATAGGACTGTTATTGAATGGGTGAATGAGTTATGA